Proteins from one Lachnospiraceae bacterium genomic window:
- a CDS encoding DUF4097 domain-containing protein, which produces MKSSTIVRIVLWSLVAVILTGILAWGIGFKSGFGWPWHFGGDGSGYTSGEASFDASEIDEVQVEWVSGKLIIEEGTQISFKEEASHSLDEDEQVSYRVDGRKLIIREYRRTVWFGNTPSKDLYLTLPQELRKLDLEVVSADVTMTGKFTLDELDMEGVSGRWQVNEVSCRTVDIESVSGNFEVTIGEMPDKIDMDTVSGDLVLYLPENEGFTAEVDGVSGDLSSEFATVSEKKRQIYGNGRTEIDGDTVSGDIEIRKRR; this is translated from the coding sequence ATGAAAAGTTCGACGATTGTAAGAATCGTATTATGGTCGCTTGTGGCGGTCATCCTCACCGGCATTCTGGCATGGGGGATTGGCTTTAAGAGCGGATTTGGCTGGCCGTGGCATTTTGGCGGCGATGGCAGCGGATATACGTCCGGTGAGGCTAGCTTTGATGCATCAGAGATTGATGAGGTGCAGGTGGAATGGGTGAGCGGCAAGCTGATCATTGAAGAAGGTACGCAGATCTCATTTAAGGAAGAGGCCAGTCACAGTCTGGATGAGGATGAACAGGTCAGCTACCGGGTGGACGGCCGTAAGCTGATTATCCGTGAATATAGAAGAACTGTTTGGTTCGGCAATACGCCGAGCAAGGATCTGTATCTGACGCTGCCGCAGGAGCTGCGGAAGCTGGATCTGGAAGTGGTTTCGGCTGATGTGACGATGACGGGTAAATTTACGCTGGATGAGCTGGACATGGAAGGGGTCTCCGGGCGCTGGCAGGTGAATGAGGTAAGCTGCCGCACAGTGGATATCGAGTCGGTCAGCGGAAATTTTGAGGTGACGATCGGAGAGATGCCGGATAAAATTGATATGGATACTGTGAGCGGTGATCTGGTTTTATACCTGCCGGAGAATGAGGGCTTTACGGCTGAGGTCGATGGCGTGAGCGGCGATCTGAGCAGTGAGTTTGCGACGGTGAGCGAGAAAAAACGTCAGATTTATGGCAATGGAAGGACGGAGATTGACGGCGATACCGTGAGCGGCGACATCGAGATCAGAAAACGCCGATAA
- a CDS encoding rubredoxin, whose translation MKYVCDVCGWEYDEEAGYPEGGIEPGTKWEDLPEDFACPLCSVGKDQFSEA comes from the coding sequence ATGAAGTATGTGTGTGACGTATGCGGATGGGAATATGATGAGGAAGCTGGATATCCGGAGGGCGGCATCGAGCCCGGAACCAAATGGGAGGATCTTCCGGAAGACTTTGCATGCCCGCTGTGCTCAGTAGGCAAGGATCAGTTTTCAGAGGCATAA
- a CDS encoding VWA domain-containing protein, translating to MGVVTANKELSASDIECGGIFKITLSMAAGPDIVSNPTDIVLILDRSTSMAGSPLANLKNGAKKFIEIIYEATDGGPDGQIGYGSRIGIVSFASVATQDTQLITSVADLDEAVDALSAGGSTNHEDAFIKALELFDPQSANQKVMVMFTDGETTAGGNPVPVTTQAKAEGITIYCIGLSGSGGIDEAALDAWASQPASAYVAITPDDEELEKIFEDLARNIVKPGATGIEIKETVNSCFKIISITAPQVGTAMIVNANSLEWKISELGVDHSEAAELEFTVQHVGGCTGSVEVNESITYSDNENNHVVFPSPTIEVTCETVVIPEECPQPVEICIEGCKDSVEFNAGEVALESLGRILQLDVTLRSVCPGKRVALAIILTEENACGEEVSCGLKTLTVPAHHQDSCRDVTVRCIKFVLPEESGMTSCQCSLCPKRKIKAKMIANYIDSDFSCCSAIS from the coding sequence ATGGGAGTAGTAACAGCGAATAAAGAGCTTTCTGCCTCGGATATTGAATGCGGCGGAATATTTAAAATCACACTTTCGATGGCGGCCGGACCGGACATCGTGTCAAACCCGACGGATATTGTGCTGATATTGGACCGTTCCACAAGCATGGCCGGCAGTCCGCTTGCCAATTTGAAAAATGGAGCAAAGAAATTTATTGAGATTATCTATGAGGCGACGGACGGCGGTCCGGATGGACAAATCGGATATGGGAGCCGCATAGGAATTGTGAGCTTTGCCAGTGTGGCCACGCAGGATACGCAGCTGATAACCTCTGTGGCAGATTTGGATGAAGCGGTAGATGCCCTGTCTGCCGGCGGATCTACGAATCATGAGGATGCATTCATAAAGGCATTAGAGCTGTTTGATCCGCAGTCTGCAAATCAAAAGGTAATGGTCATGTTTACAGATGGGGAAACAACGGCAGGAGGAAATCCGGTGCCTGTTACCACGCAGGCAAAGGCAGAAGGGATTACGATTTATTGTATAGGACTTTCGGGGTCCGGCGGGATCGATGAGGCGGCGCTGGACGCATGGGCATCGCAGCCGGCCTCCGCATATGTAGCCATCACTCCTGATGATGAGGAGCTTGAAAAAATTTTTGAGGATCTGGCCCGGAATATCGTAAAACCCGGGGCGACGGGAATTGAAATAAAGGAAACGGTTAATTCGTGTTTTAAAATAATCTCCATCACGGCGCCGCAGGTCGGAACGGCCATGATTGTAAATGCCAATTCGCTGGAATGGAAAATCTCTGAGCTTGGCGTAGATCATTCGGAAGCAGCTGAGCTTGAATTTACAGTACAGCATGTTGGCGGATGCACGGGGAGCGTGGAGGTGAATGAGAGCATCACGTATAGTGATAATGAAAACAATCATGTTGTATTTCCATCACCAACGATAGAAGTGACCTGCGAAACGGTTGTTATCCCTGAGGAATGTCCGCAGCCTGTGGAAATCTGCATTGAAGGCTGTAAGGATTCGGTTGAGTTTAATGCGGGGGAGGTTGCCCTTGAGTCATTGGGAAGAATTCTGCAGCTCGATGTAACACTCCGAAGCGTTTGTCCTGGAAAAAGAGTTGCGCTTGCCATTATTTTAACGGAAGAAAATGCATGCGGCGAGGAGGTTTCCTGCGGCCTGAAAACTCTTACGGTTCCAGCGCATCATCAGGATAGCTGCCGTGATGTTACGGTGCGGTGCATTAAATTTGTTCTTCCGGAAGAAAGCGGCATGACATCCTGTCAGTGCTCGCTTTGTCCAAAGAGAAAGATCAAAGCGAAGATGATAGCCAACTATATAGACAGCGATTTTAGCTGCTGCTCGGCTATCAGCTGA